The segment CGGCGACTGCGGCAGCGCGTAGAACTGGCCCGGATGCACGCGGCTGGGCACCAGGTAGTCGCGTGCGCCTTCCGGCGTGGCCTTGGTGAGGATCGGCGTCTCGATATCCTGGAAACCGCGCGCGTCGAGGTAGCGGCGCAGCGCCTGCACCAGCTTGATGCGCGTGCGCATCATCTTCTGCATCTCGGGGCGGCGCAGGTCGAGGTAGCGGTAGGTCATCCGCATGTCCTCGTTGGGATTCTCGTGCAGCGCGAACGGCAGGTCCTTCGCGGCGTTGAGGATCTCCACCGTGTCGGCCAGCAGTTCCACCGTGCCGGTGCGCAGCTTGTCGTTGACCGACAGGCGCTTGCGGATGGTGCCGGTGACGCGCAGGCAGTATTCGTTGCCGATCTCGCCGGCCACGGCGAAGCCCGCGGCGTTCTCGCGCTCGATCACCACCTGGGCGATGCCCTCGTGGTCGCGCAGGTCGACGAAAGCCACGTGGCTCTGCAGGCGCAGGGTGTTGACCCAGCCACAAAGGGTGACGGTCTGGCCGACCAGTGCCTCATCGATGAGGCCGCAATAATGCGTGCGCATGCGCTTGGAACTCCGGGCCGCGAAGCGGCGTGATGCGTGGACAAGAGGACCCGGAATGTTAACACCGGTGCGTCCGGTGGCGGGCGCGTGCGTGGCGCTCAGGCCACGCACGCCGTCCGAAAAGCGGGCTTACCAGCGGCGATCGACCGAGAACAGGCCGCGGCAGCCCCGGTTGACCCATACGCCGGCGCGGTTCCAGCCCCAGCTGTAGCCTTCCTCGCAGGGCGTGCCCGACATCTGGCGCAGCAGCCTCACGCGTCCGTGGCCGCCGACGTCCACCTGGCAGAACTGGTAGCGCTTGTCGTTGCTCTCGCAGGAGAAGCGGATTTCGCGGTCCCAATCCGGGCCCGGGCGCCAGCCACCGTCATCGGGCGGGCGATAGCCCGGCGGCGGGTAGTAGCCACCACCACCCGGCGGTCGATAACCGCCACCTCGCCCCATTTCGACGAACTGGCCGCGGCAGCCGCGATCGACCCACAGGCCGCCGCGATCGACGCCCCAGGTCTGGCCGCGTGTGCACGGGCTGTTCGATTCCTGGCGGATCAGTTCCGCGTCGCGCCACGGCACCTGGCAGCGGGTGAATCGTCCGTCGTCACTGCCGCAGCGGACACTGTCGCGTCCCTGCGCCTGTGCGGCCGGCGCAGCCATCCCCAAAAGACCGATGGCGAGGCCGGCGGCGATGCCCATCAAGCCCGTACGTATGCGAAACATGGATTCCCACTCCTGCGGTGACGTGGCGTCACGCTAGCGGGCGCATCATCAACCAAGATTGAACATCTTGCGATGGTTTCGCAGGAATCTGCACGCCGGCTACGCGGCGTTCAGACAAGCGCCTCAGCTGTCGCCGGATGAACTGGGCGCGGGCGCGGGCGCAGGCGCCGGTGCCGATGCGGCCGCACCGCTGTCGCCGGCAAGATTGCGCTTCTTGTCGCCGTCCTTCTTGAAGTCGGTCTCGTACCAGCCGCTGCCGGCGAGGCGGAAGCCGGGCGCGCTGACGCGGCGCTTCACTTCGGCGACATCGCAGGCGGGGCAGACCGCCGGGTCGGGGTCGGACATCTTCTGCAGGCGATCGAAACGATGGCCGCAGCTGCTGCATTCGAATTCGTAGATAGGCATGGAAACTCCGCAATCCAGCCGGCGTGTCTGCGTGACCCGTCGGGCCACGCGCCGGCAGCCCTGCATTATCGAGGCGCAGGCCCCAAATTCAATGCGGCAAGCTCAGGTCGCCAGTGCGAGCGCCACCAGGATGGCGGCTTCCACCAGCTCGGTCAGCGCCCCGCAGGTGTCGCCGGTCATGCCGCCCAGCCGGCGCATGCAGGCCAGCCGCCACAGCACGAACAGGGCGACGGCCACGAGCAACGCCCGAAGACCCAGCCACCCCGCATACAGGCACAGCGCCACTGCAAACGCCAGGCCCGCCAGGCAGGCCGGCCGAGACGCCGATACCAGCGCGCTGCCCAGCCCCCCGCTGCGCACGTAAGGTGTGGACAGGAAGGCGGCGGTAAGCACGGCGCGCCCGAGCATGGGCGCCAGCCACAAGGCGGCACCGGGGTGAGGCAGGCTCGCCAGGGCGGCAAACTTCAACAGCAACACGACAACGATGGCCGTCACGCCCATCGGGCCGCTGCGCGGGTCCTTCATGATGGCGAGGGTGCGTTCGCGGTCGCCCAGGCCGCCCACCCACGCATCCGCGCTATCGGCGAGACCATCCAGGTGGAGGCCACCGGTGAGCAGCACCCATCCCAGCAGCAGCACGCCGGCCGACAGCAACGGCGGCGCCGCCGACAACATCCAGCCAAGCATCCACAGCAGCACACCGATCAGCCATCCCACCGCGGGATACCACGCAAGCTGCGTGGCTGCCGTGTTCGCACCGCCGAATGCGCGAACCGGCACCGGCAACCGGGTGAGAAAGCCTATGGCGGCAAGCAGTGCGCGCATGGGTGCCGCCTAGGCCGCGGAGGACGACGCCCACGCGAGCGTGTGCAGCGAAGCGTGCGGCACCTCGATGCCGGCCATGTCGCCGAAGTCGCGGCCTTCGGACTCGCAACGCAGCAGGCGGATCGCACCGCCGTGCGTCACGACCAGCACGCGCTGCGTAGCGGCCTCGTTCGCCACGTCATCCAGCGCGGCGCACAGGCGCTGCCGGAACGCGGCGAACGATTCAGCGCTTGGCGGCGGATGCGCGACCGGATCGGCCCAGAAGCGCGCCAGCGCATCGCCCTGGTCTCTCGCCAGGGTTTCGATGGGAACGCCTTGCCAATCGCCGAAGTGATACTCGGCCAGGCGCGGGTCCACGCGCAGCGGCACGCGGCGCGCCGAGGCGAGTTCGCTGGCGAATGCCGAGCAGCGACGCAGCGGCGATGTCACGATGGCGTCCCACACACGCCCGAAGATCGCCGCGCGCAACTGCGTCCAGCCAAGCGCGCTCAGCGCATCGTCCAACTGTCCGCGATAACTGCGCTGGCCGGTGTCGCCGTGGCGCAACAGATCGATGCCTGGCTGCTTGACGATCATGCGCCGCTGACTCCCGCCTGCGCGAACGTCGCCATGCGCGAATGCAGTTCGCAGGCCAGTCGCATCAGCGGCACCGCCGCGGCCGCACCGCTGGCCTCGCCCAGCCGAAGACCGAGATCGAGCAGCGGATCGGCTTCCAGCGCGGCAAGCAGGCGCGCGTGGCCCCGCTCGCGCGAGCGATGCGCGAAGAACATCCATTCGCGACAGCGCGGATTGATGCGCACGGCCGCCAGCGCCGCGACCGTGGTGATGTAGCCATCGACCAGTACGGGCAGGCCATGTTGCGCAGCCGAGATATAGGCGCCACAGAGGGCGGCGATCTCGAAGCCGCCCACGCGCGCCAGCCAGGCCAGCGCATCGCCGTCGACGGGGTACCGCGTCAGCGCGCGCTCGATCACCGCGGCCTTGTGCTGCACGCCGGCCGCGTCGAGCCCGGTTCCCGCGCCGGCAAGCATCGCCGGCGATTCATCGAGCAGCGCGCAAGCCAGCGCCGCCGCAGACGTGGTGTTGGCGATGCCCATCTCGCCGCCGATGAAAAGCCTGGCGCCGGCGGCCTGCGCGGTGGCGACGCTCTCCGCGCCCGCAAGCAAGGCGCGCTCCAGCTGCGCGTCG is part of the Dyella jiangningensis genome and harbors:
- the cobT gene encoding nicotinate-nucleotide--dimethylbenzimidazole phosphoribosyltransferase, with protein sequence MSRDWLLEPCFAIDEESRERARDHQAQLTKPPGSLGTLETLAIRLAGLQHAVLPSMQQVWITVFAGDHGVAAEGVSAFPQVVTGEMVRNFASGGAAISVLARTLGAMLEVVNLGTVNDPGELPHVRRVIIAPQTHNFCEQPAMSDAQLERALLAGAESVATAQAAGARLFIGGEMGIANTTSAAALACALLDESPAMLAGAGTGLDAAGVQHKAAVIERALTRYPVDGDALAWLARVGGFEIAALCGAYISAAQHGLPVLVDGYITTVAALAAVRINPRCREWMFFAHRSRERGHARLLAALEADPLLDLGLRLGEASGAAAAVPLMRLACELHSRMATFAQAGVSGA
- a CDS encoding histidine phosphatase family protein, translating into MIVKQPGIDLLRHGDTGQRSYRGQLDDALSALGWTQLRAAIFGRVWDAIVTSPLRRCSAFASELASARRVPLRVDPRLAEYHFGDWQGVPIETLARDQGDALARFWADPVAHPPPSAESFAAFRQRLCAALDDVANEAATQRVLVVTHGGAIRLLRCESEGRDFGDMAGIEVPHASLHTLAWASSSAA
- a CDS encoding FmdB family zinc ribbon protein encodes the protein MPIYEFECSSCGHRFDRLQKMSDPDPAVCPACDVAEVKRRVSAPGFRLAGSGWYETDFKKDGDKKRNLAGDSGAAASAPAPAPAPAPSSSGDS
- a CDS encoding DUF3011 domain-containing protein; translated protein: MFRIRTGLMGIAAGLAIGLLGMAAPAAQAQGRDSVRCGSDDGRFTRCQVPWRDAELIRQESNSPCTRGQTWGVDRGGLWVDRGCRGQFVEMGRGGGYRPPGGGGYYPPPGYRPPDDGGWRPGPDWDREIRFSCESNDKRYQFCQVDVGGHGRVRLLRQMSGTPCEEGYSWGWNRAGVWVNRGCRGLFSVDRRW
- a CDS encoding adenosylcobinamide-GDP ribazoletransferase, with protein sequence MRALLAAIGFLTRLPVPVRAFGGANTAATQLAWYPAVGWLIGVLLWMLGWMLSAAPPLLSAGVLLLGWVLLTGGLHLDGLADSADAWVGGLGDRERTLAIMKDPRSGPMGVTAIVVVLLLKFAALASLPHPGAALWLAPMLGRAVLTAAFLSTPYVRSGGLGSALVSASRPACLAGLAFAVALCLYAGWLGLRALLVAVALFVLWRLACMRRLGGMTGDTCGALTELVEAAILVALALAT